A window from Sinanaerobacter sp. ZZT-01 encodes these proteins:
- a CDS encoding C40 family peptidase, producing the protein MAAIKGGKVRKEQTFHCHGEAKRKDIRTASKTISRKSTFWNRKNNQKKKDNTLHRHAIRSELRRALNTDSGTTNTSMGAVLQGTAAVRETFVGGRGVIRTAKRVRDITKQVKHYKMLHPKEKLLQVNFRKRQLKVLGKDQKKQLVKGGIGLTKEFGKNTKEAIVASLDSSGTTNTGAGSIHMTVRATEVTVDTIRTGKKVYKTAKRIREFHQKSKAKKKAAKVAASKLQQGTKRKLWKVAGDAVKNVLMRQPVVIAAILTGGILFSLLISVMASSTFSMATMNFILMDEKTAAKYQVEMQKLEDSFQKKINDYQKKPGYDDVRIDYMCESGELKPNWAELLAIMAVEFEQDLSFLPEEQRRMSELFNMMNVIKTRTEHFFCSGCCTCGQSALHCHGNHVRLIVEVYAYGMDEIPLNLDEDEMEWARNLATSDLSDLFPAICPPNETIPPEILADLIANAPSSCVTREEIRQTALSLVGRVKYFWGGKSAAGWNKSWGKSVKVTSPGDSTTGTYQPYGLDCSGFTDWVYKTAGVGNLLSGGSAHQWNVSYPISEKDLQVGDLVFKQPPGTGKNHVGIYVGKNESGKKFYCHCAWTQGVTVDSYKGFKYFRRPYVKFDEPKGKGL; encoded by the coding sequence ATGGCAGCAATTAAGGGAGGAAAAGTTAGAAAAGAGCAAACCTTTCATTGTCATGGAGAGGCAAAGCGGAAAGATATTCGGACTGCCAGTAAAACCATTAGTCGCAAATCGACCTTTTGGAACCGAAAGAACAACCAAAAGAAAAAAGACAATACGCTGCATCGACATGCCATAAGGTCTGAATTACGGCGTGCATTGAATACCGACAGTGGCACCACAAACACTTCTATGGGGGCAGTATTACAAGGAACAGCAGCAGTTAGGGAAACCTTTGTGGGTGGCCGTGGTGTCATTCGGACAGCAAAGCGTGTGAGAGATATAACAAAACAGGTCAAGCATTATAAGATGTTGCATCCCAAAGAGAAGTTGTTGCAAGTGAATTTTCGAAAAAGACAGCTTAAGGTATTGGGAAAGGATCAAAAGAAACAACTGGTGAAAGGAGGCATCGGTCTTACAAAAGAATTTGGCAAAAACACTAAGGAAGCCATTGTTGCATCTTTGGATTCTTCTGGGACTACCAATACAGGCGCAGGGAGTATCCATATGACTGTGAGAGCCACGGAAGTCACAGTTGATACCATACGCACAGGAAAAAAGGTATATAAAACAGCAAAGCGCATTCGAGAATTTCACCAAAAATCCAAGGCTAAGAAAAAGGCTGCAAAAGTGGCTGCCTCAAAGCTTCAGCAAGGGACAAAAAGAAAGCTGTGGAAAGTGGCCGGAGATGCGGTTAAAAATGTCCTTATGCGGCAACCAGTGGTAATTGCAGCAATTTTGACAGGGGGAATTTTATTTAGCTTATTAATATCCGTGATGGCTTCGTCTACCTTTAGTATGGCGACCATGAATTTCATCCTAATGGATGAAAAAACAGCAGCAAAATATCAAGTAGAAATGCAGAAATTAGAGGATTCATTTCAGAAAAAAATTAATGACTATCAAAAGAAACCAGGATATGATGATGTTCGCATTGATTATATGTGTGAATCAGGAGAATTGAAACCAAACTGGGCAGAACTGTTAGCTATTATGGCAGTGGAATTTGAGCAGGATTTATCTTTCTTACCGGAGGAGCAGCGGCGCATGAGCGAGCTGTTTAATATGATGAATGTGATAAAAACCAGAACAGAGCATTTTTTTTGTTCTGGCTGCTGTACATGTGGACAATCTGCATTGCATTGTCATGGGAATCATGTGCGACTCATCGTAGAGGTATATGCATACGGTATGGATGAGATACCGCTGAATCTAGACGAGGATGAAATGGAATGGGCGAGAAACCTTGCCACTTCTGATTTATCGGATCTGTTTCCTGCTATTTGCCCACCCAATGAGACCATACCACCAGAGATTTTGGCAGACTTAATTGCCAATGCACCTAGCAGTTGTGTTACAAGAGAGGAAATTCGACAGACCGCATTAAGTTTAGTAGGGCGCGTCAAGTATTTTTGGGGTGGTAAGTCTGCGGCCGGATGGAATAAAAGCTGGGGTAAAAGTGTCAAGGTAACGTCACCAGGAGATTCAACGACAGGGACGTATCAGCCATATGGTTTGGATTGTTCTGGATTTACGGATTGGGTGTATAAGACTGCAGGAGTTGGTAATTTACTTTCCGGAGGTTCTGCTCATCAATGGAATGTCAGTTATCCAATATCTGAGAAAGATTTACAGGTAGGTGATTTAGTATTTAAACAGCCGCCTGGAACAGGCAAAAATCATGTAGGAATCTACGTGGGAAAGAATGAAAGTGGAAAAAAATTCTATTGTCACTGTGCCTGGACTCAGGGCGTGACGGTAGACAGCTACAAGGGGTTTAAATATTTCAGGAGGCCCTATGTAAAATTTGATGAGCCAAAAGGAAAGGGGTTGTAA
- a CDS encoding helix-turn-helix transcriptional regulator: MISSLATRLKELRLLHNLSQKALGDKVGLSMQAINNIEREYRSTTAEKLIKLADYFNVSVDYLLGRTDDPKRY; this comes from the coding sequence ATGATTTCAAGTTTAGCGACTCGCTTAAAAGAATTACGTTTATTACATAATTTAAGTCAGAAAGCTTTAGGTGATAAAGTCGGCTTATCTATGCAAGCAATAAACAATATTGAACGTGAATATCGTTCCACTACTGCGGAAAAATTAATAAAGCTTGCCGACTATTTCAACGTATCTGTTGATTACTTACTTGGCCGGACGGATGATCCAAAGCGATACTAA
- a CDS encoding helix-turn-helix transcriptional regulator: MSDNNLSQRLKMLRSSHNLTQVQLGELVGLSKQAINGIEHGRRNTTSDKLILFADYFDVSVDYLLGRTDNPEVNK, translated from the coding sequence ATGTCAGATAATAATTTGTCTCAAAGATTAAAAATGCTTCGCAGCTCACACAACCTTACACAAGTGCAGCTAGGAGAGCTAGTCGGATTAAGCAAACAAGCCATTAACGGTATAGAGCATGGTCGCCGTAATACAACTTCGGATAAATTGATTCTTTTTGCCGATTACTTCGATGTATCCGTTGACTACTTGCTCGGCCGGACGGATAATCCGGAAGTGAATAAGTAA
- a CDS encoding recombinase family protein: MKVAIYCRLSEEDRNKQLETDDSESIQNQKSMLIQYAMEQGWEIYNIYSDDDYAGSDRNRPEFNRLLDDAKKHKFDIVLCKTQSRFTRELELVEKYIHGLFPLWGIRFVSIVDNADTANKGNKKSRQINGLVNEWYLEDMSENIRSVFTVKRKKGYHIGSFALYGYKKDPDQKGHLMIDEEAAEVVREVFTLFSQGYGKTAIARLLNDRGIPNPTEYKRLHGLRYQQPKNQNSTLWKYFAIADMLENEIYIGNMVQGKYGSVSYKTKRNKPRPKEQWYRVEGTHEAIIERALWDRVQALLKQKAKPFLIGKIGLFARKARCMYCGYTMRSTKNHDRHYLKCSSRHVAKDACIGSFISVDRLEKAVIAELNQLSKEYLDKDELERKVEFNHNLNEKKAKLEKESENYKKKIAEYIKGTKELYLDKVKGVISESDYIEFSKEFSNDKERLEKLIADSEYKIAVIESKLKVGDNRRQLIERYTNLEKLDRETVEKLIDYILVGKRDPKTKQVPIEIHWNF; encoded by the coding sequence ATGAAAGTTGCGATATATTGCCGGTTGTCGGAGGAAGACAGAAACAAGCAATTGGAGACCGATGACAGCGAAAGCATTCAAAACCAAAAATCCATGTTGATTCAGTATGCCATGGAACAGGGCTGGGAAATTTATAATATTTACAGTGACGATGATTATGCCGGCTCCGATCGCAATCGTCCGGAGTTCAATCGACTTTTGGATGACGCTAAAAAACATAAGTTTGATATTGTGCTTTGCAAGACACAATCAAGATTTACAAGAGAACTGGAATTGGTGGAAAAATACATACATGGGCTTTTTCCGCTCTGGGGAATTCGCTTCGTGAGCATTGTTGATAATGCGGACACGGCGAATAAGGGAAATAAAAAGTCCAGGCAGATCAATGGACTTGTAAATGAATGGTACCTAGAAGACATGTCCGAGAATATTAGGAGTGTTTTCACAGTAAAACGGAAAAAGGGATACCACATTGGATCATTTGCTTTATATGGGTATAAAAAGGATCCTGATCAAAAGGGGCATCTGATGATTGATGAAGAAGCTGCCGAGGTTGTTCGGGAAGTCTTCACTCTGTTTTCGCAAGGGTATGGGAAAACTGCGATTGCACGGCTTCTAAATGATAGAGGCATTCCTAATCCGACAGAATACAAACGCCTGCACGGTTTGCGTTATCAGCAGCCGAAGAATCAAAACAGTACCTTATGGAAATACTTCGCGATTGCGGATATGCTGGAAAATGAAATTTATATTGGCAATATGGTACAAGGCAAATATGGAAGTGTATCATATAAGACCAAGCGGAACAAACCTCGGCCGAAAGAGCAGTGGTATCGGGTTGAGGGAACACATGAAGCAATTATTGAACGTGCATTATGGGATCGAGTGCAGGCTCTATTAAAACAGAAAGCCAAACCGTTTCTTATCGGAAAAATTGGCTTGTTTGCTCGTAAAGCACGCTGCATGTATTGCGGATACACCATGCGTTCTACGAAGAATCATGACAGACATTATTTGAAATGCAGCAGCCGGCATGTGGCAAAAGATGCTTGTATTGGTTCCTTTATTTCGGTTGATCGATTGGAAAAGGCTGTGATTGCAGAGCTGAATCAGTTATCAAAGGAATACTTGGATAAAGATGAACTGGAACGTAAGGTAGAATTTAATCATAATCTCAATGAAAAGAAAGCCAAGTTAGAAAAAGAGAGTGAGAACTATAAGAAAAAAATAGCAGAGTATATAAAAGGTACAAAAGAGCTTTATTTGGATAAGGTAAAGGGTGTTATTTCCGAGTCGGATTACATAGAGTTTTCAAAGGAATTTTCAAATGATAAGGAGCGACTTGAAAAGCTGATTGCAGATTCGGAATATAAAATAGCTGTCATTGAAAGCAAATTAAAAGTCGGTGACAACCGCCGGCAGCTTATCGAAAGATACACCAATCTTGAAAAGCTGGATCGGGAAACCGTTGAGAAATTGATTGACTATATTTTAGTCGGCAAGCGAGATCCAAAAACAAAGCAAGTACCGATAGAAATACATTGGAATTTTTAA
- a CDS encoding helix-turn-helix transcriptional regulator, with translation MNRLKQERKRLGLTQNDLAKKIGVSPQAICEWEKGRKFPRRPALDRLENLFGLNYRELFAAASNDDPFSSTN, from the coding sequence ATGAATAGGCTAAAACAAGAACGGAAAAGGCTGGGATTAACACAAAACGATTTAGCTAAAAAAATCGGTGTGTCGCCACAGGCGATATGCGAATGGGAAAAGGGAAGAAAATTTCCTCGCAGACCTGCTCTTGACCGTCTTGAAAATCTATTTGGTTTAAATTATCGTGAGCTGTTCGCAGCAGCTTCCAATGATGATCCTTTCTCCTCGACCAATTAA
- a CDS encoding helix-turn-helix transcriptional regulator has product MNTETRLKQERLNRRWTQEDIARKLGISKQTVCNWEKGRRFPRRPVLDNLEKLFGLNYRELFAPVSDEDPCSSTN; this is encoded by the coding sequence ATGAATACGGAAACAAGATTAAAACAAGAACGCTTGAATCGCAGATGGACCCAAGAAGACATTGCTAGAAAGCTTGGTATATCAAAACAGACTGTCTGCAATTGGGAAAAGGGAAGACGATTCCCACGCAGACCCGTTCTTGATAATCTTGAAAAATTATTCGGTTTAAATTATCGGGAACTGTTTGCACCAGTTTCCGATGAAGATCCTTGCTCCTCGACCAATTAA
- a CDS encoding helix-turn-helix transcriptional regulator — MNRIKRLREEKGLTQSELGEILHVKDSAISKYESEKIPLTAETLRTLSKIFDVSIDYILGMETERHPQVTELKSALDELSPEAKKKANEYIEMLKKLDEVGAHDDVIDFKRNF; from the coding sequence TTGAATCGCATAAAAAGACTTCGCGAAGAAAAAGGATTAACGCAGTCAGAGCTTGGAGAAATACTGCATGTTAAAGATTCAGCAATATCAAAATATGAAAGTGAAAAAATACCTTTAACGGCAGAAACGCTGCGCACACTTTCTAAAATCTTTGATGTCTCAATTGACTATATATTGGGAATGGAAACAGAAAGGCATCCACAAGTTACGGAATTAAAATCCGCTTTGGATGAATTATCTCCGGAGGCGAAAAAAAAAGCGAATGAGTATATTGAAATGCTTAAGAAGTTAGATGAAGTAGGTGCTCATGATGACGTAATTGATTTCAAAAGGAACTTTTAA
- a CDS encoding helix-turn-helix transcriptional regulator yields the protein MFNQNLFIQRLIFLRKEHNLSQAQLGEIINLSKQGVNEIEKGRTTTRIDKLAIIADYFNVSTDYLLGRTDNPEVNK from the coding sequence ATGTTTAATCAAAACTTATTTATACAAAGATTAATTTTTCTTCGTAAAGAACATAATCTTAGTCAAGCGCAATTGGGTGAAATTATAAATTTATCAAAACAAGGAGTTAATGAAATTGAAAAAGGTCGAACTACTACTCGAATTGATAAATTAGCAATTATAGCTGATTATTTTAATGTGTCTACTGATTATTTACTCGGCCGGACGGATAATCCGGAAGTGAATAAATAG
- a CDS encoding helix-turn-helix domain-containing protein codes for MANAIFESGRFYAGNAIFDTELSANAKLVYLYLVKCADCFGKSWPAHKTIADSCSLSVTSVKSALQELKDAKKLTVSFRYREQGGKSSNLYMIMDLSKEKNFAASPLIFTKAISSKAKLIYFYLCRCAGKEGTCFPAHKTTAMKCSLGFSTVRKAIKELIDCAIIAVKTQFRKDNGQTSNLYTLIKMAVEKVSSGCNVVGKKTAKKIQKKSSKKEKRRNKGLYFWLKNHVSFFRAGSIENIKQGGCYNASMKELNPN; via the coding sequence ATGGCAAATGCAATCTTTGAATCTGGGCGTTTTTATGCTGGAAATGCAATTTTTGATACAGAGCTTTCCGCGAATGCAAAGCTAGTATATTTATATTTAGTAAAATGTGCTGATTGTTTCGGAAAGAGCTGGCCGGCACATAAAACAATCGCAGATTCATGCAGCTTAAGCGTTACATCCGTCAAATCTGCATTGCAGGAGCTAAAGGATGCAAAGAAACTCACGGTATCGTTTCGATACCGTGAGCAGGGTGGAAAGAGCTCCAACCTTTATATGATTATGGATCTCAGCAAAGAAAAGAACTTTGCTGCAAGTCCTCTGATTTTTACCAAAGCGATTTCATCTAAAGCAAAGCTGATCTATTTTTATCTTTGTCGTTGCGCGGGTAAGGAGGGAACTTGTTTTCCAGCTCACAAAACAACTGCTATGAAGTGCTCTCTTGGCTTCAGCACGGTTCGAAAGGCAATTAAGGAATTAATTGATTGTGCAATCATTGCTGTTAAAACTCAATTTCGTAAAGACAATGGACAAACCAGTAATTTATATACTCTAATAAAAATGGCAGTAGAGAAGGTATCATCTGGGTGCAATGTTGTAGGAAAGAAAACTGCAAAAAAGATTCAAAAGAAATCCTCAAAAAAGGAAAAAAGACGAAACAAAGGCTTATATTTTTGGCTAAAAAATCACGTTAGCTTTTTTAGAGCAGGGAGCATAGAAAATATAAAGCAGGGGGGCTGCTATAATGCGTCTATGAAAGAACTTAACCCAAATTAA
- the cptIN gene encoding type III toxin-antitoxin system CptIN family toxin — MELVLGRLYFLPDSFFNEAKDPYLKHNKISGARPHYLALLDQNGLCWMVPCSSQIDKYKAIIHKKEEQHKEPLGIQIVKIKGISTVLLFQDMFPVRPEEIKDYYHRKDRGPMELTNRKLVEKLHRNAEKVISMLRSGIHFTPTQPDVIKIEKHLLLEIQREKEEGQKRPSLDQQIERAFRENRKTEKKYKQEKETTRQR, encoded by the coding sequence TTGGAATTAGTTTTGGGACGATTATACTTTTTACCAGATTCTTTTTTCAATGAAGCTAAAGATCCTTATTTAAAGCATAATAAGATAAGTGGAGCAAGGCCTCACTATCTTGCACTTTTAGATCAGAATGGATTGTGTTGGATGGTACCTTGTAGTAGTCAAATAGATAAGTATAAAGCCATTATACATAAGAAAGAAGAACAACACAAAGAGCCATTAGGTATACAAATTGTAAAGATTAAAGGTATATCAACAGTTTTGTTGTTTCAGGATATGTTTCCCGTACGTCCGGAAGAAATCAAGGACTACTATCATCGTAAGGACAGAGGCCCGATGGAACTGACGAACAGGAAGCTAGTAGAGAAGTTACATAGAAATGCAGAAAAAGTAATATCGATGTTACGATCCGGTATACATTTTACCCCAACACAACCGGACGTAATTAAAATTGAGAAACACTTATTATTAGAAATACAAAGGGAGAAAGAAGAAGGACAAAAACGTCCTTCTCTGGATCAACAAATAGAAAGAGCCTTTAGGGAAAATCGGAAAACGGAAAAGAAATACAAGCAAGAGAAAGAAACAACGAGGCAAAGGTGA
- a CDS encoding helix-turn-helix transcriptional regulator translates to MRTKLIQLRGKNSRNLISKRLGISPQMLGAIENGKRNPSLNIILKMSETYDVTCDDIIKILKDNK, encoded by the coding sequence ATGAGGACTAAGTTGATTCAGTTACGAGGTAAGAATTCCCGGAATTTAATATCTAAAAGACTTGGGATATCTCCTCAAATGTTAGGGGCAATAGAAAATGGAAAAAGAAATCCATCTCTAAATATTATTTTGAAAATGTCAGAAACATATGATGTCACATGTGATGATATTATTAAAATTCTTAAAGATAATAAATAA
- a CDS encoding single-stranded DNA-binding protein — MYGNLMRLVNDVILTTANVKGEPRSVLNNRVAIKVKDKTTFIDIVAWGSLAEVIGAYLAKGDEFYGEGELRNAAYKIKLPEGTEKEIQAVYLLLDEIQFTHGNKRNKSEIKEEPGEIQ, encoded by the coding sequence ATGTATGGAAATTTAATGCGTTTGGTGAATGATGTGATTTTAACCACTGCAAATGTGAAAGGAGAACCCCGCAGTGTTTTAAACAACCGTGTGGCAATTAAGGTTAAGGATAAGACGACCTTTATTGACATTGTTGCATGGGGAAGCCTTGCAGAAGTAATCGGAGCATATCTTGCTAAGGGTGATGAATTTTACGGGGAGGGCGAGCTTCGCAATGCTGCATATAAAATTAAGCTGCCGGAAGGAACGGAAAAGGAGATCCAAGCCGTATATCTGTTGCTGGATGAAATTCAGTTCACGCACGGGAATAAAAGAAATAAATCTGAGATTAAGGAGGAACCGGGTGAAATACAGTGA
- a CDS encoding helix-turn-helix transcriptional regulator has translation MYRKEEKGDTNVTLRLTQERLKRNWTQQEVAEMVGTTKQAVCNWEKNRSFPRRQVLNNLENLFGLSYKQLFAVADDIFFSSTN, from the coding sequence ATGTACCGAAAAGAGGAGAAGGGAGATACCAACGTGACTTTGAGATTAACACAAGAGAGATTAAAAAGAAACTGGACACAGCAAGAAGTTGCAGAAATGGTAGGTACAACAAAACAAGCTGTCTGCAATTGGGAAAAAAATAGAAGCTTTCCACGTAGACAAGTTCTTAATAATCTCGAAAACTTATTTGGACTAAGTTACAAACAGCTATTTGCGGTAGCTGATGATATCTTTTTCTCCTCGACCAATTGA
- a CDS encoding helix-turn-helix transcriptional regulator, translated as MNTVLKELRLNSHLSHKEMGQVIGKTASAYYKKEQGSIPFSLKEAKLIADFYKKSIEDTFFNKINGISKTYSSLDCSSK; from the coding sequence TTGAATACAGTTCTGAAGGAATTGAGGCTGAATAGCCATTTGTCACATAAAGAAATGGGACAAGTGATAGGAAAAACTGCCTCGGCATATTACAAAAAAGAGCAAGGCTCCATTCCTTTTTCTTTAAAGGAAGCAAAACTAATTGCCGATTTTTATAAAAAAAGTATTGAGGATACTTTTTTTAATAAAATAAACGGCATATCTAAGACTTATTCATCTTTGGATTGCTCATCTAAGTGA
- a CDS encoding recombinase family protein, giving the protein MYLRKSRADAEAEAHGEGETLARHQKILLSLSKRLNITITKIYSEIVSGETIASRPVMQHLLGEVEQGLWAGVLVMEIERLARGNTLDQGFVAQAFKYSGTKIYTPMKTYDPNNEFDEEYFEFGLFMSRREYKTINRRLQSGRVASIKEGKYVGNIPPYGYERKKLEHDKGFTLEAVEDQSAAVRLMYDLYVNNSMGPDLIAKRLDHLGYKPLTTEYWSPATIRGILENPVYIGLVRWNGRMQVKNVIAGKIVKSRPRNKEAILIKGLHKPIINEEVWEAAQRIRENHIRPRLNSNNAIIKNPLAGLIECGVCGKKMVRRPYLNGQADTLICRDSNCNNVSSYLYIVEEKLLDSLSSWLEELKINFDSNSPNASNPDSNEVIYRAIKKAESEKVIINKQIENLHDLLEQEIYTIDIFLERSKKLAEKQQKIIQTIAALNSELKQKDKKIDYKDMIVKIENILQLYNALPSAHEKNQLLKSVLKKVIYIKNEGGRYSGKERAFSLELYPLLPK; this is encoded by the coding sequence ATGTATCTCAGAAAATCAAGAGCGGACGCAGAAGCGGAGGCGCATGGGGAAGGGGAAACATTAGCAAGGCATCAAAAAATATTATTGAGCCTTTCTAAACGCTTGAATATAACTATAACGAAAATTTATTCCGAGATAGTCTCTGGGGAAACAATTGCAAGCCGACCTGTAATGCAGCATCTCTTAGGCGAAGTAGAACAAGGCCTTTGGGCTGGTGTGCTCGTAATGGAAATAGAACGTCTTGCCAGAGGCAACACCCTAGATCAAGGATTCGTTGCCCAAGCCTTTAAATATTCGGGAACAAAAATTTATACTCCAATGAAAACATATGATCCAAACAATGAATTTGACGAAGAATACTTTGAATTTGGATTATTTATGAGTCGGCGGGAGTATAAAACAATTAATCGCCGGTTGCAATCTGGCCGAGTTGCCTCCATTAAAGAAGGCAAATATGTAGGAAATATTCCTCCTTATGGATATGAAAGAAAAAAATTAGAACATGACAAAGGGTTCACTTTAGAAGCAGTTGAGGATCAAAGTGCAGCTGTACGACTTATGTATGATCTTTATGTAAATAACAGTATGGGTCCCGACTTAATCGCAAAAAGATTAGATCACCTGGGATACAAGCCACTCACTACAGAATACTGGTCTCCTGCAACCATTCGCGGTATATTGGAAAACCCTGTATACATAGGCCTTGTACGCTGGAATGGTCGAATGCAGGTTAAAAATGTTATTGCTGGAAAGATTGTAAAAAGTCGCCCCCGCAACAAAGAGGCGATACTCATAAAAGGCCTGCATAAACCGATTATCAATGAAGAAGTATGGGAAGCAGCCCAAAGAATTAGAGAAAATCATATCCGTCCCCGATTAAATTCAAATAATGCTATTATTAAAAATCCATTGGCAGGTCTAATCGAATGCGGTGTCTGCGGCAAAAAAATGGTACGCAGACCATATTTGAATGGTCAAGCAGATACCCTTATTTGCAGAGATTCAAATTGTAATAATGTAAGCAGCTACTTATACATTGTTGAAGAAAAGCTTCTTGACTCCCTTAGCAGCTGGTTAGAGGAATTAAAAATCAACTTTGATAGTAACAGTCCTAATGCATCAAATCCCGATTCTAATGAGGTGATTTACAGAGCGATAAAAAAAGCAGAGTCAGAAAAAGTCATAATAAATAAGCAAATAGAAAATTTACATGACCTGCTTGAACAAGAAATTTACACAATAGATATATTTTTAGAACGTTCCAAGAAATTAGCAGAGAAGCAGCAAAAGATTATACAAACTATAGCTGCATTAAACTCAGAATTAAAACAGAAAGATAAGAAAATAGATTATAAAGATATGATTGTTAAGATTGAAAATATCTTACAACTATATAATGCGCTACCCAGTGCTCATGAAAAAAATCAATTATTAAAAAGTGTATTAAAAAAAGTTATTTATATAAAAAATGAAGGCGGTCGATATTCTGGCAAAGAACGTGCCTTCTCCCTTGAATTATACCCATTACTGCCAAAATAA
- a CDS encoding helix-turn-helix transcriptional regulator: MEKNRGVFAERLIALRKEKGFESQQKFAEKLGVSRGLIGNYEQGTRKPDHEMLCLIANFFNVSVDYLLGQTNIKKNLSVTKNELSPEIHELIKIYNGLSMQNRIAWLERGRTLLDIEKESGIYKKQEV, translated from the coding sequence ATGGAGAAAAACCGTGGGGTTTTTGCTGAACGATTAATAGCACTTAGAAAAGAAAAGGGATTTGAATCACAACAAAAATTCGCAGAGAAACTTGGTGTATCTAGAGGTTTAATAGGCAATTATGAACAAGGTACTAGAAAACCTGATCATGAGATGCTTTGCCTTATTGCCAATTTTTTTAATGTTTCTGTTGATTATCTTCTAGGCCAAACAAATATAAAAAAAAATCTATCGGTAACAAAAAACGAATTATCTCCCGAGATACATGAACTTATAAAGATATATAATGGATTATCAATGCAAAATAGAATTGCATGGTTAGAACGCGGCCGGACACTTTTAGATATTGAAAAAGAATCCGGTATATATAAAAAGCAAGAGGTTTAG
- a CDS encoding helix-turn-helix transcriptional regulator: MEKNRSVFAERLIALRKEKRLTQQELGNLLKVTRSTIAGYEKEGREPEYMILIAISKFFHVSTDYLLGCSNNRNSNTRTISLSKQQYYLLRLFNFLNNFNRGVLLERATYLLEKQQKIN, translated from the coding sequence ATGGAAAAAAATCGCAGTGTTTTTGCTGAACGTTTGATTGCACTTAGGAAGGAAAAAAGATTAACTCAACAAGAACTTGGAAACCTTTTAAAGGTTACTCGTTCTACTATAGCAGGTTACGAAAAAGAAGGCCGAGAACCCGAATATATGATATTGATCGCTATCTCTAAGTTTTTCCATGTATCCACTGATTATCTTCTTGGCTGTAGCAATAATCGTAATTCTAATACAAGAACAATTTCTTTATCAAAGCAACAATATTATTTGCTTCGCTTATTTAATTTTCTGAATAATTTTAATCGAGGGGTTCTTTTAGAAAGAGCAACTTATCTTTTAGAGAAACAGCAGAAAATTAACTAA
- a CDS encoding helix-turn-helix transcriptional regulator: MNRIKMLREKKGLTQSELGKILHVKDSAISKYESEKIPLTAETLRVLSKIFNVSIDYILGMDSERHPQPEKSTFDELSPEAKKKATEYIEMLKRLDQVDAHDDILDFKRNA; the protein is encoded by the coding sequence TTGAACCGAATAAAAATGCTGCGAGAAAAAAAAGGGTTAACGCAATCTGAGCTCGGAAAAATATTACACGTTAAAGATTCCGCAATATCAAAATATGAGAGTGAAAAAATCCCTTTAACTGCAGAGACACTTCGTGTATTATCTAAAATCTTTAACGTATCAATTGACTATATACTAGGTATGGATTCTGAGAGGCACCCGCAACCCGAAAAATCCACATTTGATGAATTGTCTCCAGAAGCAAAAAAGAAAGCAACCGAATACATTGAAATGCTAAAGAGACTAGATCAAGTGGATGCACATGATGATATACTTGATTTCAAAAGGAACGCTTAA